A window of Thermococcus sp. genomic DNA:
GCCCTTCTCCGTGAGGCGATACTTGACCCTTCTCAATTTGCCCTTATATTCCTCCCTCGGTTCGAGAAGGCCTTCCTCCACCATCTTGTTGAGGAGCGTGTAGAGGTTGCTGTGACTAGGCTTCCAGATTCCAACGGTGAACTTCTCCAGTTCCTTAAGGATTTCATAACCGTGGGTTTCTCCCTTAAGGCCGACGATGACAAGGATTATGTTCTTCAGAGGGACGGTGAAGAGGCCCTTGAGTATTTTTCGCTCAACGTCCTTCGTTACCATCACCCCTGACATGTAAATGATCAAAAACCTTTATAAACTATTCCCTCTGATGACATGTCGGAAATAGACATGTTCAAGAATGAAGTGTCAAAAAGTAACATAGGTGGTTAACATGGCATGGAACGATTGGATTGTGAAGCACGCGAAGCTGATAGTTGCCCTCTGGATAGTGGTCATCGTACTGGCCACACCACTTGCGATAAAGCTCAGCAACGTCACCAACTACAGCATGAGCCAGTTCCTGCCAAAGCACGTGGAGAGCGTTGAAGTCCAGAACAACATGAGCAAGTACTTCCCGAGCTTTTCCCAGAACGACAACACGACGTACATAATCATCACAAACATCAAAGTCAACAGTCCTCAGGCGAAGGAAGCCTACGAGCGCTTCAAGGTGGAAGCAAAACCCTACGGAAGCAACTTTACCTCCTACTACGATGCAATCGATTTGCTCCACAACAAGTCATACGACATAGCGCTGAACCTCACAAAAACGACGGCAAACCTTACCGAGCTGTTCTACACCTCGGCGATAAACGCGAGCAACGCCTACAGGATGACACTCCTCCAGGTTGAGAACCTCACCAACCAGGTGAAACTCCTCAACCAGACCGTTCCTGAGCTTGCAAGGGCATACTTGGCCCTTAAAGCCAACCTTACTGTCCTCTACAACCAGAGCCTTGCCCTCAGGAAGGCACTCAACCAGACCGACATGGCTTACGTTGAGCTCCACCGGAACCTTACCAGAGCAAGTGAGCAGTTGAAGGAGCTGAAGTCAACGATAGCTGGCCTCAATACAGGCCTCTACAACCTGAGCGACGGCTATGCCAGAACCTACCTCGGCGTTCTTGGAACCTACGATGCCCTCGTCCAGGCAGGGGCCTACGAAAGGGGACTTGACGGCGCAACGGCCCAGGCCATAGCGACCCAGCTCAACGTTCCGGTGGAGTTCGTCTACGCGGTTTACAACGCGACCTATCAGGTTTACTCCGCCTATGGAGCAACAGCCATTACCGATGCCTTCCTGGCCAACGTCACGAAGGCAATCGTTCTGAGCCAGATTAACGATACCATGCAGAAAAACCTCGCCGAGGCCTACTCCGTTGCCTTCTATCGGGGTGTTGTGGCCTTCGACGAGCAAGCTGGAAGCAACTACGCGCTCATTCAGCTTGGAAAGAACGCGGTGCAACCGGTTGAGGAAATAGCCAGCACGGCTCTCAAGAACCTCCCGCTGGTCATTGAAAGGGCCGGAGGAAGCTTTGAGATTCCGGGCTTCGGTCAGGTCCCGGCCAGTACCCTGGCGTACATCGTGAACGTCTCGATAGGCCTTGGAAGGAATCCCTCCTCAGGTACCGTTGAAAATGCGACCATAACAATCGCCAAGACCCTCATGGCAAACAGCCCGCTCATGAACCTGCCTAACGCAGATGAAGTGTTGAGAACCCTCCTCCTCTACGGGCCCACAAAGGAACTTGAAACTAACCTGCTCGCCAACGCCCTCAAGGAGAAGCTACCTGAGGAAGAGAAGCCCCTTGCAGAGCTCATAGCGAAGACCGTTGTGAGCTTTGACCCCGACGCCAAGGGAGTTCTGGCCAAGGAACCTGAAGTACTTAAAAAGGCCACCGTTTCGTTGCTTGAGGAAATTCTCAAGGAGAGGGGTGTTGAGCTCTCAGCCGATGTAATAGCGAAGGTTTACGACTCCAACGGCAACGTTGAGCCGATAGCGAGGGAAATCCTGATTCAAAAGACGGCCGAGAGGGTGAAGGACGAGAAGGTAGCCGAGATTATGGTAAACGCCGTTATCAACAACAACCCAGAGGAGCTGGCCAAGGGGATTGGGGTAAAAGAGGCAGTCAAGGAAATTATCACGAGCGTTGCTGGAAACGCTCCCGTGGACATCGGAAAGGTCGTTGACCAGATTTACGCCGGGGAGGACGCCTATCAGATAGCCTACAGTCTGTTCGAGGAAGGGGTAAACGAGAAGCTCGCCAACGTTAGTGCGCCGGAGGACGTTAAGGAAACTCTGAAAGAGATACTGTTGACAGTTGCCAAGAACTACCCAATGAGCGAGTCCGACATCGAGGCCCTTGTCAAGGAAGAAACTGCGAAGCTGGTGGAGAAGTTTGTAAAGGAGATAAACCTCGGTGTTCCGATTCATGTCAACGCCACACAGCTCGTTGATATAGCCTTCAAGTTCAGGCAGGATCCGAACAAGATAACCAGGGAGGACGTTAAGCCCATAGAGGAGCAGATTTACCCCTCAATCTACAGCCTCGCAAAGGACTACATAGGCATGCTGAAGAGCCCTGACAACACGACGATGCTCATCATGATGGTTCCAAAGAGCCTCAAGAACGTTACCGACCTTGAGAAACAGACCAAATTCCAGTATGAGAACACCCTGAAGGCCAAGGAAGTCCTGCTTAAGGAGATGAGAAAGTACTTCCCCGATGCCAAGGCCTACATCAGCGGAACTCCGGTTCAGACCTACGAGATGATACACTACGGCAAAGAGGACAACGCGAAGACGACGAAGTTCAGCTTCATAGGAGCCCTGATAGTCCTCTTCATTATCCTTGGAGCCGCTCTCCTCGCTACGCTCCTGCCGTTCACAGGTGTCGCGACGGCAACGCTCACCGCACTCGGAATCCTCTACCTGCTCGCCAAGGGAGACATCATAAACGTCGGCAGCTGGGCCCAGATGATTACGGTAACGACAGCACTGGGTCTCGGTATAGACTACTCGACCTACTACCTCCACAGGTTTAAGGAGTACTTGGCTGAGGGCTACGACCACGACAAAGCGGCGAGCGAGGCCTTGAAGAGGGCCAAAGATGCAGTCCTAGCGAGCGCCTCGACGGACATCATAGCCTTTGCGAGCTTTATCCTTGCCTGGGAGTTCCCGATATTCAAACAAATGGGTATAATAGCGCCAATAGCGGTCATAGTCGTCCTTATAGCGAGCCTGACCTTCATTCCGGCGATAACAGTGCTAATAGGCGACAAGCCGATATTCTGGTGGCCGAGGCACATCAAGCACGTTACCGAAACGGATATCCACGAGGAGAGCAGAATCGCCAAGTGGTCAATCAAACACGCCAAGGCAGTACTGTTGATATTCATACTCCTCCTTGCCCCGGCAGTTTACGCCTTCGTGAACTTCAACGGAACCCACGACATAAAGCTCTTCCTTCCAAAGGACAGCGAGACATACCACTTCCTTGAGATAAGCCAGAGCAAGCTTGGAGTCGATGTCATGGGAGCAACCTACGTCCTCGTTAAATTCAACCACCCAATCACCGACAAGGACTTGGCAACGATCAACGAGATGGTGAGAGACATCGAGAAGATTAACGGTGTCAAGTACGTCTACACAGTTACCCAGCCCTACGGAAAGCCAGTTAACGCGAGCCTCGACAAACTCAAGGCAATAGGGGGCAACAGGTACATCTCAACTACCGGAAACATGGTGCTCATCGAGGTCGTCAGCAAGTACGAGGCAACAACACCACAGGCCCACCACATGGTTGAGCAGATAAGGAACCTCATGAAGGAATACGAAGCGAGCGGAAAGATAGCCAAGGGCATGGTCGGTGGTGGGGCCGCTCTGGACCTCGACCTGAGCAACCTTATCAACAACATATTCTGGCACAGAATCCTCCCAGTAGCGCTCGTCCTAATGTTCCTGTCCCTCATACCGACCCTCAGGGGAATCCCGGCAGTTATCTCGACTATGGCAACAATAGGCATGGGAGTCCTGCTCAGCATAGCGATATCAACATGGCTCTTCCAGAAGGTCTTCGGTCAGGAAATCATGTGGTTCCTGCCACTGATGGTCTTCGTCGTGCTCATGGGAGTTGGCATAGACTACAACAGCTTCTACCTCGTCAAGGCAAGGGACGAGTTCGAGCGCAGGAAGCCAGAGGAGGCCCTAATCGTTGCGGCCGGAACGATGGATCTCGTGGTTATTGGCCTCGCGGCGGTGCTCGCTACGACCTACGGAGCGCTGATGACCAGCTCAACGTGGGGAACGAGGGAGATAGGATTCGCTTTAGCGGCTGGAGTGCTAATAACGGCAACGCTGGCGGTCTACTTCCTCGGTCCGGCGATGATGAGCCTCTTCGGAGAAAAGGCCTGGTGGCCACTGCACAAGGCGGAGAAGAAAGAGAAGAAGTGAACGCTCTTCCCTTTTCTTTTAGTTTTTCCTTCCCTTCGACACGCTTTTAAACGCTAAACCGAAGCTTTCACCATGAACATCGCCGAGATGCTCGCGCTCATAACCATTGGTTACGCCCTTAAACTGGCCATAAAGGACGAGAAACCCTTTGATTACCTTCGAATCCTAGTGAACGACGTTCTTCTCGCGCTGTTCATCTTCGGTAACGTCGCGAGCAAGGATTTGAGTTATCTGCTCAGCATAAAGACCGTCTTCCTCTACGTCTTCCTGATAATTGGCATAAGCCTGTCCGCGTCCTATCTCTACGGTCGCGTTAGGCTCAAAAACGATCCCTGGGCCGGTGCGCTGATGGTGCTCTCGGTTTACCCCAATACTGCGGCACTCGGCTTTCCGATAGCGAGCCTTTTCTTGGACGACATAACGCCGGCTATACTCTACTCGACGACCAACTCGATGATAGTTATCCCGATAGTTACCTTCATCGCCGCCCACTATTCAAGCGGTGGTGCGAGCGTTAAGGAGAGCTTTCTCAAGGCTTTGAAGTTCCCGCCGACGCTTGCAAACCTCCTCGCTCTTGGCCTAGTTATAGCTGGAATTCACCTTCCGGGCTGGTTCATTGACCCAATAAAGACCATTGGCTGGCTCAGTATTCCGCTCCTCCTCATATACTTCGGCTCGAGGATAACGCTGAGGGCCTTTGATGTTAGAAAGCTCCTCGAGGTTGGAGCCTTCAGGATAGCGATTCCCTTCGTTTTCGTTTTCTTAACACTCAGGAGCGCGAGGCCTGAAATCTTCTACTCCGTTCTGGTTGAGGCCAGTATGCCACCTGCCATAGCGGCCAACGCGATTTTAGCCCAGTACAGGCTCAAGGCCGATGAGGCGATAAGCGTTACCTTTGTGCTAACACTGCTTGTCATAGGACTCTTTGTTATTCTGAAGGCCGTTCTGGGTTAAAATTTTGTTTATAGAATTTCGTTAGGCTTCCAAAAGGAAAGGGTAATAAGGTTTTGTAACATATTTATCTTTTAATAATTCACCTGAGGTGAGGAAATGGGACTGTTCGGGAAGATTAAGTCCGGTCTCGACTTCGTGGCCAAGCACCTTAAAACAAAACAGTTCAAGATGACGGCCGGGGAACTCGTTGATGTACTGAGGCTTCTTGGTTATCCGAAGGGAATATACGTCAGTTTCAAAGAGAATTGGAATCAATACGAACTTGAGAGCGCTGGATGGGTCGAAGATCACGGTAGGAGATTGGTTGAGGTTTGGTATCTGGTTGAGGTCGACGAAGACGAGGAAGAGGTATCCAATCCCTCCTTCGTGAGCGAGAGAGAAAGACTCGATCCGGGGAGGGAAGTTTGGATACACATGAGCGAGGCAAAGTATGAGGAGCTTGTGAAGAAATATGGGGATATCCTTAGGAAGTTTGAGGTGTAGGGGTGTTCTGAATGAGAAAAAGATTTGCCCTTTTTCTTGTTTTTATCATGGTTTTCATCGTGATATCTGCCGGCTGTACCGGGAATTCTGGAGTTACGACCCAAAGACCGACAGAACGGGCATCTCCAGAGAGTGGATACGAGACTTCCTCCTCGGAGAGTAGAACCGATGAAACAGCGCCCGCGAGCATCGGAGAGCTTTATCAGCTGACCCATGTAAAATATTTCTCTGACGGAGCCAAATGGCTTGAGATTTTTGTTGACAAAAGCCGTTGGAAGTCCAGTGCCGAAGAGTTTCACTTCAATTCTCCCGAGTCAGCATGGTTCTATTCCTCGGGCCATCTGTATGCCTTTGAATACGGAGGTGAGGCCCTCTATGATTACGCAAAATACAATGAACAAAGGCCATACCCTTGGTTTATCCTGAGAGTGCCTTATGAACCTGTTGCGTTTGACAGAGCGGGCCCAAAGGCTTCAATTCTAATTCTCGACAACGAGGGAAAACTCCACCTTGTTATCTACGATGAAGACAAGATTGAAGAGTGGCCATCGGAAGATGACCTAAAGGTTATGTACTTCCCGGAGATTAAAGAGGAGTTCTCCTGGGCCGTGGGAGGAAACCGCCTTGCTGTGGGCTGGGACTACGATGAGAATTACATCTACTACGCCACCTGGGGAGGAAACAGGGTCTGGGTCGTGGGGTTCACCAACGAGGGGCTGAGCGACCTCCTCGACGGCAATAGAAGGAAGCCCGGGCCGAGGGTCTTCACCTTTGATTCGCCGGTGAAGGCGGTAATAGTTGGCGAGAACGGCCTCTACGTGTGGGAGGGGAACAGGCTCCACGTCTTCAACACCCTCTCAGGCCCTAAGGCCCTAGAGGAATCATCTACAGTTGGAGTCCCCGAGAACGGCCACTATCATCTCGACTTCGGGGAGAGCAGTGACGTTCTCACCTTCTACGACGGAAATAACGTTCTGATACTTCACCTTACAGGGGATGGGCTTGAGAGAAAGGATACGGCAAGTTTACCCGGTTATGATTTCGTTGGATACGATTCTCAGAACTGGGTTATCTTTGCCTTCAAAGGCAGTCAGCTGGACTTCTACGACTACGACCCTGACTTCTCAAAGGCCACATATAAAGGAAGCCTGAAACTCCCTGCCAAAGCTAAGAGCGGTCACGCCTTTATCTCAACGGAAGGAGATGCCTACGCCTACTTCTGGGGCATTGATGGGAGGTATTACGCCGTAAACAGTGAGTTAAACGAGGAAGGGCCCGCGGGAACCTCAGGCGAATCCGAAACGGGAACCCAGACATCAACCCGGACGTCAGGCTCCTCCACCGAAACCCAAACAACTACGAGCACGACAGCGCCGGGGCAGTCTGGTTCTGCGGATGTCCTTCAGAACCCCTTCAATGTGCAGGGAATCAACTTCACGAGAGGGGACTACAAGTATTTCGGTATTAAAGTCGTCCCCAAGGAAGGTTACCTTATGTACTTCCCATACGGAGACCGGAGCTACTTCTATCAACTCGTCAGCAGGTATGTGTTCAGGATTTATCCCTATCCCTACGACTATTGGAACGGTTACTCCTCAGAGCCAGAGCTGAAAGTCCCGACTCCAGACCTTCTCCCTGCGGAGCCTAAGGCCTTCTACGGCGTTCCAAACGGGGACGATTACTTGCTCGCTGGCAGGAACGGAAAGTTTCACATTCTTGTAGGCTACGGGGACGAGACCGAGGTCAACGGCATAGCCGTTGATACCTTCAAGACCCACATAGCCTACGATTTCGACGCCGATGGAGTTGTAATCGACAAGAACCACTACGAGTACATAGCCTGGAAAGGAAACGTGCTCAGAGTCTACGCCTACACAGATGATGAGCACTATGCCATGTGGGACAAGGGCAAGGAAATTCGCGTTAGTCCCTCAATTTATGAGCTTCCCGAGAAAATACTTGAGGTTAACCCCTATCTCGACAAAAACTTCCTCGTTGTCAGAACCGAGGGAGGGCTCTACCTAATCCCCAAGCCCAACGGCTATTACAAAGACGACCACAACATTTACCGCGTAATCAACGGCTACGTAAAATTTGTTGGGGCGATACACTACTGGGGAATAGGGGCGTTAATAGTTTACAAGGACGGAACTGTCTACCATTTGGACGTCAACTACGACTCCGATGAGCGTAGCATGACGCTCACGGTTGACGCTGGAATCGAAATCCCTAACGTTGTTGGTCTCTATGGGGCGCACTCACAGGAGCCGTACTTCGTCGTCTCCACATCGGATGGAAAGTTGCTGGTCTACGATTACGCCTGGGACGACACGAAAAGGGCTTACGTCTTCAAGCTTGCCAAGAGCTACGACCTTGGAGTTCCGCTGGTGAAGTTCTACACGGATTACAGACCAGAGTGGAAGTGGATAAAGGTTCTGGGGCTCAGCGATGACGGAACGTTCTACAACCTTGAGATAAGCGAGCCGAAGGAGGGTTGATGCTCCTTTTCTTTTTTCCGTCGGTTATGCGCTCAAACTTTGGCACTTCTGGAGGTAATGGGGTTTGAAGTTGGGAAAACTCATCATCGTGGGGCTTTTGGCGTTCTTCATTCTTGCGAGTGGTTGCACAAGCCCAAGTGAGGAAACACACTCGGGTTTTCCCGCTGAAAGTTCCCACACCACATTCCAAGGGACCGACTCACAGCAGACGGGGACTGGCGAAACCTCGACGACAACTGCCAGACATCCAACGGGAATCAAAACCTACAGGCTACTCAACCGCACGGTCGTGATAAACGCCACAGTGGTTCCCGATGCTACTTGGGAGTGCTCTGAGAAGGCGCCTTCCGTTGTATATGACTACTACAACGCTGTCAAAAACGAGGAGAACGTCTCGGGTTTCTTTGACCTTTCGGTGGTTGATGAAAGTTCTTTGACTGAACTTCATCGGGCGCTCTACGAGGCAGTTGACTTCAATGAATTAAAGGTTGAGAACGTGGAGTGCTTTCCAGTAAGTACGAAGCTCGTGGCATGCAGATATCATTACTCGGCGGTCATTACGAAGGATGAGCAACAGAGGGACATCGAAAGGGACTACGTTACGTTCCTGTCTGGCGACAGATGCAAAATAATCTGGACGGAGGCTGAAGGATGAAGCTCACTCCACTTCTACTCGCGGGGCTTTTGGTGCTCTCCATATTCTCCGCTCCCCTAGCAAACTCGGCCGGAACCGGTGTGGATTTGGAAAACCTCGACACTGACGGAGACGGTTTGAGCGATTATGAGGAGCTTCACTTTGAGTACCTCTATGCTGTCTACAACCGCGAGACTAATTCCACGTACTTTCTCGAAGGGAACCCGATAGTCCTCGACCCGACCAATCCTGACACGGACGGCGATGGAATCCTTGATGGGAGCGACCCTGTTCCCGCTCATTACGACTTTGATGACGATGGTCTGATAGAGGACAACGCCTGTGCCTTCACAACGGACTGCGACGAGGACGGCGTTACGGATTGGGTGGAAAACCGTTCGAAGACCGACCCGACAAACCCAGACACAGATGGCGACGGCCTTACCGACTGGCAGGAGCTCTTCTGGTACAGTACTAACCCCCTCGTGCAAGATACCGACGGGGACGGCTTCACGGATTTTGAGGAGGTCAAAGTGGGAATTGACCCAAGAAGTCCAAACTCGAAGCCTTCAGAACCGCCATCTGTGAAAAAGCCAGAATACAGGAAAGTGGACACGGCAATAAGGGAAACTCCGAGGCCGAAGGTTCGCAAACACATCGAGTTCCTCTTGGACGGGAAGAGGATTAGACCCGGCGAGTTCATCACAGCGGTCGTTGATAGCGATTCGGTG
This region includes:
- a CDS encoding PadR family transcriptional regulator — protein: MVTKDVERKILKGLFTVPLKNIILVIVGLKGETHGYEILKELEKFTVGIWKPSHSNLYTLLNKMVEEGLLEPREEYKGKLRRVKYRLTEKGWEYLRTSNDLALRSLYTAISYHERLKKKIEEMGKERKINRETLKEYLELLKQIRDLLDEEIKTLEKELSSES
- a CDS encoding MMPL family transporter, with protein sequence MAWNDWIVKHAKLIVALWIVVIVLATPLAIKLSNVTNYSMSQFLPKHVESVEVQNNMSKYFPSFSQNDNTTYIIITNIKVNSPQAKEAYERFKVEAKPYGSNFTSYYDAIDLLHNKSYDIALNLTKTTANLTELFYTSAINASNAYRMTLLQVENLTNQVKLLNQTVPELARAYLALKANLTVLYNQSLALRKALNQTDMAYVELHRNLTRASEQLKELKSTIAGLNTGLYNLSDGYARTYLGVLGTYDALVQAGAYERGLDGATAQAIATQLNVPVEFVYAVYNATYQVYSAYGATAITDAFLANVTKAIVLSQINDTMQKNLAEAYSVAFYRGVVAFDEQAGSNYALIQLGKNAVQPVEEIASTALKNLPLVIERAGGSFEIPGFGQVPASTLAYIVNVSIGLGRNPSSGTVENATITIAKTLMANSPLMNLPNADEVLRTLLLYGPTKELETNLLANALKEKLPEEEKPLAELIAKTVVSFDPDAKGVLAKEPEVLKKATVSLLEEILKERGVELSADVIAKVYDSNGNVEPIAREILIQKTAERVKDEKVAEIMVNAVINNNPEELAKGIGVKEAVKEIITSVAGNAPVDIGKVVDQIYAGEDAYQIAYSLFEEGVNEKLANVSAPEDVKETLKEILLTVAKNYPMSESDIEALVKEETAKLVEKFVKEINLGVPIHVNATQLVDIAFKFRQDPNKITREDVKPIEEQIYPSIYSLAKDYIGMLKSPDNTTMLIMMVPKSLKNVTDLEKQTKFQYENTLKAKEVLLKEMRKYFPDAKAYISGTPVQTYEMIHYGKEDNAKTTKFSFIGALIVLFIILGAALLATLLPFTGVATATLTALGILYLLAKGDIINVGSWAQMITVTTALGLGIDYSTYYLHRFKEYLAEGYDHDKAASEALKRAKDAVLASASTDIIAFASFILAWEFPIFKQMGIIAPIAVIVVLIASLTFIPAITVLIGDKPIFWWPRHIKHVTETDIHEESRIAKWSIKHAKAVLLIFILLLAPAVYAFVNFNGTHDIKLFLPKDSETYHFLEISQSKLGVDVMGATYVLVKFNHPITDKDLATINEMVRDIEKINGVKYVYTVTQPYGKPVNASLDKLKAIGGNRYISTTGNMVLIEVVSKYEATTPQAHHMVEQIRNLMKEYEASGKIAKGMVGGGAALDLDLSNLINNIFWHRILPVALVLMFLSLIPTLRGIPAVISTMATIGMGVLLSIAISTWLFQKVFGQEIMWFLPLMVFVVLMGVGIDYNSFYLVKARDEFERRKPEEALIVAAGTMDLVVIGLAAVLATTYGALMTSSTWGTREIGFALAAGVLITATLAVYFLGPAMMSLFGEKAWWPLHKAEKKEKK
- a CDS encoding AEC family transporter produces the protein MNIAEMLALITIGYALKLAIKDEKPFDYLRILVNDVLLALFIFGNVASKDLSYLLSIKTVFLYVFLIIGISLSASYLYGRVRLKNDPWAGALMVLSVYPNTAALGFPIASLFLDDITPAILYSTTNSMIVIPIVTFIAAHYSSGGASVKESFLKALKFPPTLANLLALGLVIAGIHLPGWFIDPIKTIGWLSIPLLLIYFGSRITLRAFDVRKLLEVGAFRIAIPFVFVFLTLRSARPEIFYSVLVEASMPPAIAANAILAQYRLKADEAISVTFVLTLLVIGLFVILKAVLG